A window of the Gossypium hirsutum isolate 1008001.06 chromosome A05, Gossypium_hirsutum_v2.1, whole genome shotgun sequence genome harbors these coding sequences:
- the LOC107958456 gene encoding metal transporter Nramp1 isoform X2 has translation MMGSNSGQPQFIASTGNRSFSNAPLIQNADTNQIVVPDRKSWKNFFAYMGPGFLVSIAYIDPGNFETDLQAGAQYKYGLLWIILVASCAALVIQSLAANLGVVTGKHLAEHCRTEYPRGPNFVLWVLAEIAIVACDIPEVIGTAFALNMLFNIPVWIGVLLTGLSTLVLLALQQYGVRKLEFLIAFLVLTIAGCFFAEMNYAKPVASEVLDGLFVPQLKGNGATGLAISLLGAMVMPHNLFLHSALVLSRKIPRSVRGIKEACRFYMIESGFALMVAFLINISVISVSGAVCNSSNLNQEDQDSCEDLDLNKASFLLRNVLGSWSSKLFAVALLASGQSSTITGTYAGQYVMQMILSFELPFALIPLLKFTSSKTKMGAYVNSIAVSAITWIIGSLIMGINIYYLMTNFIHLLLHNHWELVAVVFLGIFGFSGVAIYLAAIAYLVFRPNKEATHLLALTSENQHMVDDAGNTSMYCLPREDIVSMQLPQRRQTEDI, from the exons ATGATGGGATCTAATTCCGGGCAGCCGCAGTTCATAGCTAGCACCGGCAACCGGAGTTTCTCAAATGCCCCGCTGATTCAGAATGCAGATACTAATCAAATTGTGGTGCCTGAC CGGAAAAGCTGGAAAAACTTTTTTGCATACATGGGTCCTGGATTCCTTGTTTCAATTGCATATATCGATCCTGGAAATT TTGAAACTGATCTTCAAGCCGGAGCGCAGTACAAATATGGG TTACTTTGGATCATATTAGTGGCTTCATGTGCTGCTCTTGTTATTCAGTCCCTGGCTGCCAATTTGGGTGTTGTCACAG GGAAGCATTTAGCAGAGCACTGTAGAACTGAATATCCTAGAGGCCCAAACTTCGTGTTATGGGTTCTTGCTGAAATCGCTATTGTTGCATGTGATATTCCTGAAG TGATTGGCACAGCCTTTGCGTTAAACATGCTCTTCAACATCCCAGTTTGGATTGGTGTCCTATTGACGGGGCTCAGTACATTGGTTCTTCTAGCATTGCAGCAATATGGG gttAGGAAACTTGAGTTTTTAATCGCTTTTCTTGTACTTACAATTGCTGGGTGCTTTTTTGCGGAGATGAACTATGCGAAGCCTGTGGCTAGTGAAGTTCTTGATGGGCTTTTTGTTCCTCAACTCAAAGGAAATGGTGCCACCGGTCTAGCAATTTCACTCCTTGGGGCTATGGTTATGCC GCACAACCTCTTTCTCCACTCTGCACTGGTGCTTTCCAGGAAAATCCCTCGATCCGTCCGGGGCATTAAG GAGGCTTGCAGATTTTATATGATAGAAAGTGGCTTCGCTTTAATGGTGGCATTTCTCATTAACATATCAGTTATCTCTGTAAGTGGTGCAGTTTGCAATTCATCAAATTTGAATCAAGAAGATCAAGATAGTTGTGAAGATTTAGACCTGAACAAGGCCTCATTCTTACTAAGA AATGTCTTAGGCAGTTGGAGTTCAAAACTTTTTGCAGTTGCTTTGCTGGCATCAGGTCAGAGTTCTACTATAACGGGAACATATGCTGGCCAATATGTAATGCAG ATGATATTATCCTTTGAGCTACCTTTCGCACTCATTCCGCTTCTCAAGTTCACCAGCAGTAAGACGAAAATGGGAGCATATGTCAACTCAATTGCG GTTTCAGCTATCACGTGGATCATCGGATCCCTGATCATGGGCATAAACATATACTATCTTATGACGAACTTCATCCACTTGCTTCTTCACAATCACTGGGAGCTTGTGGCAGTTGTGTTTCTGGGAATATTTGGATTTTCAGGGGTGGCGATCTATTTGGCTGCAATAGCATACCTTGTATTCCGGCCTAACAAAGAAGCAACGCACCTTCTGGCATTAACATCCGAAAATCAACATATGGTTGACGATGCGGGCAACACATCAATGTACTGTCTCCCTCGAGAAGATATAGTAAGCATGCAGTTACCTCAGAGACGGCAGACAGAGGACATTTGA
- the LOC107958456 gene encoding metal transporter Nramp6 isoform X1, with protein MMGSNSGQPQFIASTGNRSFSNAPLIQNADTNQIVVPDRKSWKNFFAYMGPGFLVSIAYIDPGNFETDLQAGAQYKYGLLWIILVASCAALVIQSLAANLGVVTGKHLAEHCRTEYPRGPNFVLWVLAEIAIVACDIPEVIGTAFALNMLFNIPVWIGVLLTGLSTLVLLALQQYGVRKLEFLIAFLVLTIAGCFFAEMNYAKPVASEVLDGLFVPQLKGNGATGLAISLLGAMVMPHNLFLHSALVLSRKIPRSVRGIKEACRFYMIESGFALMVAFLINISVISVSGAVCNSSNLNQEDQDSCEDLDLNKASFLLRNVLGSWSSKLFAVALLASGQSSTITGTYAGQYVMQGFLDLRLTPWIRNMLTRCLAIVPSLIVAIIGGSAGAGKLIIIASMILSFELPFALIPLLKFTSSKTKMGAYVNSIAVSAITWIIGSLIMGINIYYLMTNFIHLLLHNHWELVAVVFLGIFGFSGVAIYLAAIAYLVFRPNKEATHLLALTSENQHMVDDAGNTSMYCLPREDIVSMQLPQRRQTEDI; from the exons ATGATGGGATCTAATTCCGGGCAGCCGCAGTTCATAGCTAGCACCGGCAACCGGAGTTTCTCAAATGCCCCGCTGATTCAGAATGCAGATACTAATCAAATTGTGGTGCCTGAC CGGAAAAGCTGGAAAAACTTTTTTGCATACATGGGTCCTGGATTCCTTGTTTCAATTGCATATATCGATCCTGGAAATT TTGAAACTGATCTTCAAGCCGGAGCGCAGTACAAATATGGG TTACTTTGGATCATATTAGTGGCTTCATGTGCTGCTCTTGTTATTCAGTCCCTGGCTGCCAATTTGGGTGTTGTCACAG GGAAGCATTTAGCAGAGCACTGTAGAACTGAATATCCTAGAGGCCCAAACTTCGTGTTATGGGTTCTTGCTGAAATCGCTATTGTTGCATGTGATATTCCTGAAG TGATTGGCACAGCCTTTGCGTTAAACATGCTCTTCAACATCCCAGTTTGGATTGGTGTCCTATTGACGGGGCTCAGTACATTGGTTCTTCTAGCATTGCAGCAATATGGG gttAGGAAACTTGAGTTTTTAATCGCTTTTCTTGTACTTACAATTGCTGGGTGCTTTTTTGCGGAGATGAACTATGCGAAGCCTGTGGCTAGTGAAGTTCTTGATGGGCTTTTTGTTCCTCAACTCAAAGGAAATGGTGCCACCGGTCTAGCAATTTCACTCCTTGGGGCTATGGTTATGCC GCACAACCTCTTTCTCCACTCTGCACTGGTGCTTTCCAGGAAAATCCCTCGATCCGTCCGGGGCATTAAG GAGGCTTGCAGATTTTATATGATAGAAAGTGGCTTCGCTTTAATGGTGGCATTTCTCATTAACATATCAGTTATCTCTGTAAGTGGTGCAGTTTGCAATTCATCAAATTTGAATCAAGAAGATCAAGATAGTTGTGAAGATTTAGACCTGAACAAGGCCTCATTCTTACTAAGA AATGTCTTAGGCAGTTGGAGTTCAAAACTTTTTGCAGTTGCTTTGCTGGCATCAGGTCAGAGTTCTACTATAACGGGAACATATGCTGGCCAATATGTAATGCAG GGCTTTCTTGATTTACGACTAACACCATGGATCCGGAACATGCTTACTCGATGCTTGGCAATTGTCCCTAGTTTAATTGTTGCCATCATTGGTGGCTCTGCTGGGGCTGGAAAGCTAATTATCATTGCTTCA ATGATATTATCCTTTGAGCTACCTTTCGCACTCATTCCGCTTCTCAAGTTCACCAGCAGTAAGACGAAAATGGGAGCATATGTCAACTCAATTGCG GTTTCAGCTATCACGTGGATCATCGGATCCCTGATCATGGGCATAAACATATACTATCTTATGACGAACTTCATCCACTTGCTTCTTCACAATCACTGGGAGCTTGTGGCAGTTGTGTTTCTGGGAATATTTGGATTTTCAGGGGTGGCGATCTATTTGGCTGCAATAGCATACCTTGTATTCCGGCCTAACAAAGAAGCAACGCACCTTCTGGCATTAACATCCGAAAATCAACATATGGTTGACGATGCGGGCAACACATCAATGTACTGTCTCCCTCGAGAAGATATAGTAAGCATGCAGTTACCTCAGAGACGGCAGACAGAGGACATTTGA